The Coffea arabica cultivar ET-39 chromosome 9c, Coffea Arabica ET-39 HiFi, whole genome shotgun sequence nucleotide sequence ATACTTGCCAGAGTTGTTCTCTATAGAATCTAGGGGTGACAATTTCTGACACGAcccgaaaacacgacacgaatctaacacgaaattaatggggcGTGTTATTGGTTAGGGCTAGGTTTTTCTaatattaatgcaattgggaaattaattcctatggtcgtacctaggagtattttctggttaggggtgatcaatggtcgtaccttggttatcaataatttaaggaaaaattggtcgtcagactataactagcctattaataaattaagtgaacctcacTCGCATCAATGATCAGATAAATGGACTGTGCCTGAGTAGTTGCATCcctggctagaatttatttattcttgatttaattcctgctatattcgtgctagttaattatttatttttagttgaattgtttaattgattttagtttCTTTCCGGTGAAATCCCCCCTTACCAATTGGAATTTAAGAGAGACAAATATTCCcaatccctgaggagacgactctacttgccactgtctactattcaGTGTTTTTTGCTaactaattaattctggtatatcggatttagcaaactcttcgggaacagggtgaatcaagtaacccattgcacacctagagtccctgctccagtacctaggattaattattgacagCTTTTTAGTGGTATTTaggttattattattagtattattgcacaggttgacgccctgtcaatttttggcgccgttgccggggactggcgttattatttgtttctttttaaaatttcatttttgctctaattttctggtatttttctaGTGTATGCCTAGGTCTTCTCGCACAGGTGAATTGATTTTTGACGCTGAAGTAGAGAAAACCGCGCGCAGAACAAGGAAAGAAACCAGACAGCTCAGAGAGGAGCACTCCAGGGCTACAGCTCAGAGACCTGAGCCCGAAGTTGAACCAGCAGATTCGTTGGGTGACACTTCAAGTGATTTTTGCCAAGAGAACGTCGACATGGCAAACACacaaacattaagggagttggctgctccaaACTTAACCCAACAACCTCTTTGCATAACTTTTCCTCGCCTTAGTGAGAATGCAGCTTTTGAATTAAAACCTGGTTTAATACATTTGCTGCCTGTTTTTCATGGTCTGCCAGGAGAGGAACCCCACAAACACatgcaggaatttgatgtggTGTGTTCGAGTATGAAACCTTCGGGAGTAACTGATGAACAAATTAAATTAAGGGCCTTCCCTTTCTCTCTAAAGGATTCGGCAAAGGATTGGTTATACTGTCTACCTGCAGGCATTATCACCACGTGGCCAGAGATgcagaaaaaattttttgaaaaatatttcccTGCATCCAGAGCTGCTAGTTTGCGAAAGGAAATATGTGGCATCAAGCAATTTCACGGGGAATCCTTGTATGAATATTGGGAGAGGTTCACCAGGCTGCGTACCCGATGCCCACATCACCAAATAAGTGATCAACTGCTGATTCAGTATTTCAACGAGGGACTACTAATGAACAATAGGAATATCATTGATGCAGCAAGTGGTGGTGCACTGGTGAATAAGACTACCCAGGAAGCATGGGATTTAATTGAGCGAATGGCAGAGAATTGCCAGCAGTTTGGCACGAGAGCAGATGTTCCTACAAGAAAGGTCAACGAGGTAAGTTCATCTTCCATTGAACAGCAATTATCTGAATTAACCTCATTTGTTCGACAGATAGCTGTAGGAAATGCACAGCAGGCCAAAGTGTGTGGGATTTGCACGAATATTGGTCATACCACTGACTCGTGCCCACAGTTACATGAAGAGGGAATTGAGCAAGCAAACATGGCTGGTAACATGCCCATGCCATGTAGACAGTATGACCCCTATTCCAACTCATACAATCCGGGTTGGAGGGATCATCCAAATCTAAGCTATGGGggaaataagcaacaaaatttcATCCCCAATAGACAACAGGGTTTCCAACAacaatatcaaacaaggaatcaACCCTCCTCTGCCTCAGGTATGTCCCTAGAAGACATGGTCAAAACCATAGCTTCTAATACTATGAAATTTCAACAGGACACTGAGGCCAACAATCAGGAGATGAAAGCGCGTATGTAAAACTTGGAAAATCAGATGAGTCAGTTAGCCTCAATTGTCAACCGACTAGACTCCCAGGGGAAGGGAAAACTTCCATCCCAACCTGAGGTGAATCCCAAGAATGTAAGTGCAATGACCCTCAGGAGTGGGAAAGAGATTGAAGGACCAGCACCAGTGGCTTCGAAGGACAAGAATGAGGACCGCATTGAGAAGGAGCTTGAGGAAGAAGGAACTCCCGGCACCAATAAAGAGGTAATACGTAACCCAGTGGTTCCAATGAAGCCTAACCCACCACCTTTTCCTAGCAGGTTGGAAAGGCCTAAAAAGCAAGACatggaaaaggaaattttggaaatgtttAGGAAGGTGGAGATAAATATCCCCTTACTTGACGCAATTAAGCAAGTACCCCGGTATGCCAAATTTTTGAAGGACCTATGCATCAATaggaagaaattaaggggagaTGAAAGGATAATTGTGGGAGAGAACGTATCTGCAGTGCTTAAAAGAAAACTTCACCCAAGTGCGGAGACCCAGGTATGTTCACTATTCCTtgcaaaatagggaacactagCATTAGGAATGCCATGTTAGACTTAGGAGCCTCTATAAATGTGATGCCCAAGGCTATATATGCTTCTCTGAATTTGGGCCCCTTAAAGGAAACTGGCATTATAATTCAACTGGCTGATAGGACTAATGCTTATCCTGATGGGGTGATAGAAGATGTGTTAGTGCAAGTGAACAATTTAGTGTTCCCTGCTGATTTTTATATTCTTGATATGGGTGATGAACGTTCTCCAAATCCATCACCAATTTTGTTGGGGAGGCCCTTCTTGAGCACAGCTCGTACAAGAATTGATGTTAGTGAGGGCATCCTAacgatggaatttgatggagaaatagttcatttcaatataTTTGAGGCCATGAAATATCCGTGTCATTCTAATGCTGTTTTTGCTGTGAGTGTAATTGACCCTTTGGTGCAAGAAGTATTTGAGATTAATGGCAGGGATGAATTGGAGGTAGCAATCACCAAACATTTGAATCTGGAAGCAGCCTGCGAAATGGAGTTAGACATCAATTTGCAAAGAATGGTCGGAGCCTTGCATTCACTAGGCCAAAGTCCTCTAAGGTATGATGTTGCTCCTATATTTGTGCCTGAACCACACCTAAAGCTATTACCTTCTATCGTGC carries:
- the LOC113708161 gene encoding uncharacterized protein; its protein translation is MPRSSRTGELIFDAEVEKTARRTRKETRQLREEHSRATAQRPEPEVEPADSLGDTSSDFCQENVDMANTQTLRELAAPNLTQQPLCITFPRLSENAAFELKPGLIHLLPVFHGLPGEEPHKHMQEFDVVCSSMKPSGVTDEQIKLRAFPFSLKDSAKDWLYCLPAGIITTWPEMQKKFFEKYFPASRAASLRKEICGIKQFHGESLYEYWERFTRLRTRCPHHQISDQLLIQYFNEGLLMNNRNIIDAASGGALVNKTTQEAWDLIERMAENCQQFGTRADVPTRKVNEVSSSSIEQQLSELTSFVRQIAVGNAQQAKVCGICTNIGHTTDSCPQLHEEGIEQANMAGNMPMPCRQYDPYSNSYNPGWRDHPNLSYGGNKQQNFIPNRQQGFQQQYQTRNQPSSASGMSLEDMVKTIASNTMKFQQDTEANNQEMKARM